In Vanessa cardui chromosome 28, ilVanCard2.1, whole genome shotgun sequence, one genomic interval encodes:
- the LOC124541694 gene encoding uncharacterized protein LOC124541694, translated as MRTFFGTCIIFATFHYSSANSDGLSSFQLLARLSFPTVETKPYNMPSTKEIDPKHSYADEKFEKLMDYTRYMNGRIKEPHNPTERSEILKSSEKKLFAFIDTHIKDLKRLLFETDMALMSMVLLKMNKKMDTSEAKIKSTQAKIPFGLYTSPEFKCLGTSYYIASPHNQEDVQMILSSERKPHCYTFRGAFAFSGFYHRHSETTYVGPHAEQFQAKDPSQGLYCHSDDNWSDAQCIYKINPREEFPESVEYEPKVSYYCGPYRYFIPATTDIRCIFSIFSMNFILRFGYDGVTYKSSDLTFMYQNGQVFYTDEPWAGMSCWNWACKWRHNQNQRSNEFFVN; from the exons ATGAGGACGTTTTTTGGAACATGTAta ATCTTCGCAACGTTTCATTATTCATCAGCTAACAGTGATGGACTATCGTCTTTTCAACTG cTTGCTCGATTGTCATTTCCCACTGTGGAAACG AAACCTTACAATATGCCCAGCACTAAGGAAATAGATCCGAAACACAGCTATGCTGATGAGAAGTTTGAAAAATTGATGGATTATACAAGATATATGAACGGCAGAATTAAAGAACCCCATAATCCT ACTGAACGCAGTGAAATTCTAAAATCGTCCGAGAAGAAATTGTTTGCCTTCATAGACACACATATAAAAGACTTGAAGAGGCTGTTGTTTGAGACCGACATGGCGCTCATGTCTATGGTGCTGCTGAAAATGAACAAGAAGATGGACACGTCGGAAGCGAAGATAAAGTCAACTCAGGCAAAAATACCGTTTGGCTTGTATACTAGTCCAG AATTCAAATGCCTCGGTACATCTTATTACATCGCTTCTCCCCACAACCAAGAAGATGTCCAGATGATACTCTCCAGTGAGAGGAAACCGCACTGCTATACCTTCAGAG GTGCGTTCGCGTTCTCCGGCTTCTACCACCGTCACTCCGAGACCACTTACGTCGGTCCACACGCTGAACAGTTCCAGGCGAAAGATCCCAGTCAGGGCCTCTACTGCCATTCCGATGACAACTGGAGCGACGCGCAgtgtatatataa AATAAATCCTCGCGAAGAATTCCCCGAATCCGTGGAATATGAGCCGAAGGTCTCGTACTACTGCGGACCCTACCGCTACTTCATCCCCGCCACCACGGACATCAGATGCATATTCTCCATATTCTCCATGAATTTCATCCTTCGTTTTGGTTACGATGGCGTCACTTACAAGAGCTCGGATTTGACATTC ATGTATCAAAATGGGCAAGTATTTTACACGGATGAACCTTGGGCCGGCATGTCCTGCTGGAACTGGGCTTGCAAATGGCGCCACAATCAGAACCAACGATCTAAcgaattttttgttaattaa